In a genomic window of Hydrogenimonas thermophila:
- a CDS encoding recombinase family protein: MTYAYLRQVPGTKSLTLQQKDVIGYALANGLEIDKEVVEHSSKNRPIEERKQFEEFMHSIKEGDNLIVNEIWTLSNRVDEIIKIICCTISRKINLHIVSQGILITKETQLGQVLPLLNEEREEIEEKRVSVGRPKGSKSRSKFDALQPKIIQLLKDGLSVSAIARELNVSRSSLKDYIESRSLKELIDNTFVAIGKPLQTDIISDEMLICPFEQKS, translated from the coding sequence ATGACATACGCATATCTTAGACAGGTACCTGGAACCAAAAGTCTAACACTGCAGCAAAAAGATGTCATTGGTTATGCTTTGGCAAATGGTCTGGAGATAGACAAAGAGGTTGTTGAACACTCCAGTAAAAACCGTCCGATTGAAGAGCGAAAACAGTTTGAAGAGTTTATGCATTCAATAAAAGAGGGTGATAATCTTATTGTTAATGAAATTTGGACTCTAAGTAATAGAGTTGATGAAATCATAAAAATAATATGTTGCACCATAAGTCGAAAAATAAACCTTCATATTGTTAGTCAGGGAATACTGATTACCAAAGAGACGCAATTAGGACAGGTTTTACCACTTTTAAATGAAGAGAGGGAGGAAATAGAAGAGAAAAGAGTTAGTGTTGGGAGACCAAAAGGGAGTAAATCACGCTCAAAATTTGATGCTTTACAGCCTAAAATTATACAGCTGCTTAAAGATGGTTTAAGTGTGAGTGCTATTGCTCGTGAACTTAATGTCAGTAGAAGTTCATTAAAAGATTACATAGAGTCACGTTCTCTAAAAGAACTGATTGATAATACATTTGTTGCAATAGGAAAACCTTTGCAAACAGATATTATAAGCGATGAAATGTTAATATGTCCATTTGAACAGAAAAGTTAA
- the moaC gene encoding cyclic pyranopterin monophosphate synthase MoaC, protein MVDVGSKEPTKRVAVASGIIKMSQEAFNTVVNNKAKKGPVLQTAVIAAIQGTKKTPELIPMCHPLLLTGIDCDIEELPELPGFKLYVTAKLNGKTGVEMEALTGVSIGLLTIYDMVKAIDKGMQILNIQLESKEGGKSGNYQRQ, encoded by the coding sequence ATGGTTGATGTAGGCTCAAAAGAACCAACCAAACGTGTAGCCGTAGCAAGTGGTATTATTAAAATGAGCCAAGAAGCATTCAATACTGTGGTTAATAATAAAGCAAAAAAGGGTCCTGTATTGCAAACTGCTGTTATTGCTGCAATACAAGGAACAAAAAAGACACCTGAACTCATCCCTATGTGTCACCCTCTTCTGCTTACTGGTATCGATTGTGATATAGAAGAGTTACCTGAGTTACCAGGGTTTAAGCTTTATGTCACAGCGAAACTAAACGGTAAAACTGGTGTAGAAATGGAAGCACTCACCGGTGTAAGCATTGGTCTTTTGACAATTTATGATATGGTAAAAGCTATTGACAAGGGAATGCAGATTTTAAATATACAACTCGAATCCAAAGAAGGAGGAAAAAGTGGTAATTATCAACGACAGTGA
- a CDS encoding DUF4910 domain-containing protein — MIGNQMHNLCKELFPINRSLSGDGVRETLKILQRENPELKVHSIKSGTEVFDWTVPDEWNCKEAYIITPDGEKICDYSVNNLHIVQYSTPQELELELEELQEYLYSQPELPEAIPYVTSYYTPRWGFCISHKERQNLKPGKYKVVIKSELKKGVLNYADLVIPGESEDEIFFSTYICHPSMANNELSGPVLATFLAKYVKSLEKRRYTYRFVFAPETIGSLIYLSRHLDHLKKRVKAGFILTCVGDDRNYSYLSSRYANTLADKVAVNVLKYEVDAFKEYSFLKRGSDERQYCAPGVDLPVCSIMRTKYAEFPEYHTSLDNLELVTPKGLEGSFDIYTKMIDILENNFYFKTTTIGEPQLGKRGLYPSMTTNHTDYSEAFLYRNFLAYADGANDLIDIANIINVSAYILIPIVKKFKNYGLIL, encoded by the coding sequence ATGATTGGTAATCAAATGCATAATCTCTGCAAAGAGCTTTTCCCCATAAACAGATCTCTAAGCGGAGATGGAGTAAGAGAGACTCTAAAGATTTTACAAAGAGAGAACCCTGAATTAAAAGTTCACAGTATAAAGAGTGGAACAGAGGTTTTTGATTGGACAGTACCTGATGAGTGGAACTGTAAAGAGGCTTACATCATTACACCAGATGGTGAGAAAATTTGTGACTACAGCGTCAACAATCTACACATAGTGCAATACTCTACACCACAAGAACTTGAATTAGAGCTAGAAGAGTTGCAAGAATATCTCTACTCACAGCCTGAACTACCAGAAGCCATACCTTACGTTACAAGCTACTATACACCAAGATGGGGGTTTTGCATATCACACAAAGAGCGTCAAAACCTAAAACCTGGTAAATACAAAGTAGTTATAAAGAGTGAACTAAAAAAAGGGGTTTTAAACTATGCAGACTTAGTAATTCCAGGAGAGAGTGAAGATGAAATATTTTTCTCTACATACATTTGCCACCCTTCAATGGCAAATAATGAACTCTCCGGTCCAGTTCTAGCCACATTTTTAGCAAAATATGTTAAATCTTTAGAAAAAAGGCGATATACCTACCGCTTTGTTTTTGCACCAGAAACCATAGGTTCACTAATATACCTTAGCCGTCATTTAGATCATCTCAAGAAAAGAGTAAAAGCCGGTTTCATTTTAACCTGCGTTGGAGATGACAGAAACTATTCATACCTTTCATCAAGATATGCAAATACATTAGCTGACAAAGTAGCTGTGAATGTTTTGAAATATGAAGTCGATGCATTTAAAGAGTACTCTTTTTTAAAAAGAGGAAGTGATGAGCGTCAATACTGTGCTCCGGGTGTTGACCTTCCGGTTTGTAGCATAATGAGAACAAAGTATGCCGAATTTCCAGAGTACCATACATCTCTTGATAATCTTGAGCTAGTAACTCCAAAAGGTTTAGAAGGTAGCTTTGATATTTATACAAAGATGATCGATATTTTAGAAAATAACTTCTATTTTAAAACAACAACCATAGGAGAACCACAACTAGGCAAAAGAGGACTTTACCCATCTATGACAACAAACCATACAGACTATAGTGAAGCCTTTTTATATCGAAATTTCCTAGCATATGCAGATGGTGCAAATGATTTAATAGATATAGCCAACATTATAAATGTAAGTGCCTATATTCTTATTCCAATTGTAAAAAAATTTAAAAATTATGGGCTTATTTTATGA
- a CDS encoding HP0495 family protein, translating into MVIINDSDKKVEITYPCEWKYKVIGEDKDKIEEAVKYVMGERPHTLDFSKTSNKGSYHSYELCTLVHNEDDRTELFRQLKKHDDVKMVL; encoded by the coding sequence GTGGTAATTATCAACGACAGTGATAAAAAAGTTGAAATAACCTATCCTTGTGAATGGAAATATAAAGTAATTGGTGAAGATAAAGATAAAATAGAAGAAGCAGTCAAATATGTTATGGGAGAGCGTCCACATACACTTGACTTTTCTAAAACATCTAACAAAGGCTCATACCACAGCTATGAACTTTGTACACTTGTTCACAATGAAGATGATCGTACAGAACTTTTCCGTCAATTAAAAAAACATGATGACGTAAAAATGGTACTATAA
- a CDS encoding DUF6781 family protein encodes MELELKSFYDKAVENGKSSDDAIKEAIEKSIESYVHLHRGISVQNLSEQVSSALYKELSLLGKKDEALLKYAFEILIDTVQKPKEKEIERLIIEIDRLQRHLSTEEEELQRTLRALFAGIERSAARLDPNERELWQEALENTELEHVEGLGILNETVEAALIAAYEEAEEIESAIREVIRQITHKALSEGLLSAARVRAILTTILMKASELAEATPTNAKDIIHGTVYGINDALISTVKQLKEQLNFAPEEIKTSHVANWEELIKMLSRSDELYKEIIDDVASKNSTFVSEILTQSANVIGDNFAELKRISNETIELAKKKLTLLAKEAAIKGAEIKEQLTSEAKKLGTKAWKKAIKMAEAYKNKIDK; translated from the coding sequence ATGGAACTTGAATTAAAAAGCTTTTATGATAAAGCAGTTGAAAATGGTAAAAGCAGTGATGATGCAATAAAAGAGGCAATAGAAAAATCTATAGAAAGCTATGTTCATTTGCATCGTGGTATATCTGTTCAAAACCTCAGCGAACAGGTATCTTCTGCACTATATAAAGAGCTTTCACTACTTGGTAAAAAAGATGAAGCACTTTTAAAATATGCATTTGAAATACTCATAGATACAGTCCAAAAGCCAAAAGAGAAAGAGATTGAGAGGCTAATTATTGAAATAGATCGTCTGCAAAGACATTTAAGCACAGAAGAGGAAGAGTTACAACGTACTCTACGTGCTCTATTTGCCGGTATTGAACGCAGTGCAGCTAGACTTGATCCTAACGAACGGGAGCTATGGCAAGAGGCATTAGAAAATACAGAGCTTGAACATGTAGAAGGGTTAGGTATCTTAAATGAAACAGTTGAAGCTGCTCTGATCGCAGCATATGAAGAGGCTGAAGAGATAGAGAGTGCCATTAGAGAAGTTATACGACAAATTACTCATAAAGCATTAAGTGAAGGATTGCTTAGTGCCGCTCGTGTTCGTGCAATCCTTACAACTATTTTAATGAAAGCATCTGAACTTGCAGAAGCAACACCAACCAATGCAAAAGATATTATTCATGGAACAGTTTATGGTATAAATGATGCTCTTATCTCTACTGTCAAACAGTTAAAAGAGCAGTTGAATTTTGCACCTGAAGAGATTAAAACAAGTCACGTAGCAAACTGGGAAGAGTTAATTAAAATGCTCTCTAGAAGTGATGAGCTTTATAAAGAGATCATAGATGATGTAGCTTCCAAAAACTCCACCTTTGTAAGTGAAATACTAACTCAAAGCGCAAATGTTATAGGTGATAATTTTGCCGAATTAAAACGCATTAGCAATGAAACAATAGAGCTCGCAAAGAAAAAATTAACCCTGCTTGCAAAAGAAGCAGCAATCAAAGGTGCAGAGATTAAAGAGCAGTTAACCAGTGAAGCAAAAAAATTAGGTACAAAAGCTTGGAAAAAAGCTATTAAAATGGCAGAAGCTTATAAAAATAAAATAGATAAATAG
- a CDS encoding AAC(3) family N-acetyltransferase, whose amino-acid sequence MRYSRDDIINALLEAGLEKDDTVFFSTSLGMVGLPPSNIKSQDALNELFLDAIREVLSEGNIIVPTYSYTFGKSTASNPAVFDVEKTKAEIGPFPEFVRKQKDAVRSLDPFMSVVCIGKNCKELIDEISNISYGENSFFEKFVTFPKSKCCSIGLGPNWTPFIHYADYLAKVPHRYDKLFWGYIQTENEKFFTPWIYSVRFVGEESYPYAHIAGREAEKAGIWKYAPLGRARVYAADTKEYFDFVMKKLQYNPFYLAKGPACNVIEKEKRRVKYKDIELNGFDEVFEMQTGEWLGNFLVPERWGVSRATLSENENSCINITPMIHSLSIEKELSIKELLAHSHKELKNFFFNRDWGFVKKQELPADRYKISIKSEFGKGVVKIARKGDRYYAYLEKLEDITHLVNGKSLKRTIYLKSNDDW is encoded by the coding sequence ATGAGATATAGTAGAGATGACATTATTAACGCTCTTTTAGAGGCTGGATTAGAGAAAGATGATACAGTCTTTTTCTCTACCTCTCTTGGTATGGTTGGTCTGCCTCCATCAAACATTAAGAGCCAAGATGCACTGAATGAACTCTTTCTAGATGCTATACGTGAAGTGCTAAGCGAAGGCAACATCATTGTTCCTACATACTCATATACGTTTGGTAAAAGTACAGCAAGTAATCCAGCTGTTTTTGACGTAGAGAAAACCAAAGCTGAAATCGGTCCTTTTCCTGAATTTGTACGTAAACAAAAAGATGCTGTAAGAAGTTTAGACCCATTTATGTCTGTAGTTTGTATTGGTAAAAACTGCAAAGAGTTGATAGATGAGATCTCAAACATATCTTACGGTGAAAACTCATTTTTTGAAAAGTTTGTAACTTTTCCAAAAAGCAAATGCTGTAGCATAGGGTTAGGACCAAACTGGACACCATTCATCCATTATGCAGATTATCTGGCAAAAGTACCTCATCGTTATGACAAACTTTTTTGGGGTTATATTCAGACTGAGAATGAAAAATTTTTTACCCCTTGGATCTATAGTGTAAGATTTGTTGGAGAGGAGTCCTACCCATATGCGCATATTGCAGGAAGAGAGGCTGAAAAAGCTGGAATTTGGAAATATGCGCCACTTGGAAGAGCAAGAGTTTATGCTGCTGATACAAAAGAGTACTTTGACTTTGTAATGAAAAAACTACAATACAATCCTTTTTACCTTGCAAAAGGGCCGGCTTGTAATGTCATTGAAAAAGAGAAGAGAAGGGTAAAATATAAAGATATTGAACTAAATGGATTTGATGAAGTTTTTGAAATGCAAACAGGTGAGTGGCTTGGAAATTTTCTTGTTCCAGAACGTTGGGGGGTAAGCAGAGCTACATTAAGCGAAAATGAAAATAGTTGCATCAATATAACCCCTATGATACACTCTTTGAGTATTGAAAAAGAGCTTAGTATTAAAGAGTTGTTAGCCCACTCACACAAGGAGTTGAAAAACTTTTTTTTCAATCGTGACTGGGGGTTTGTAAAAAAACAAGAGTTACCGGCAGATAGATATAAAATTTCCATAAAAAGCGAGTTTGGAAAAGGTGTAGTAAAAATAGCAAGAAAAGGTGACAGATACTACGCTTACCTTGAAAAACTTGAGGATATTACTCACTTAGTAAATGGAAAATCACTGAAACGTACCATATATTTAAAGAGTAATGATGATTGGTAA